In the Oryza glaberrima chromosome 6, OglaRS2, whole genome shotgun sequence genome, one interval contains:
- the LOC127777113 gene encoding galactan beta-1,4-galactosyltransferase GALS1-like, which translates to MKPAGGRSKDGGGGGAALLGGGGVTCFDVKSFVASLALLTLIMALWQLHPYQPLVLLPAALSSSPCPLLPRSPTSGIAVSFLSTAAATNSTDTATVPTTTAAARVAATKRPTLPARQRERDPNKRELRPYGTAAALFVQMGAYRGGPRTFAVVGLASKPAHVFSNPYFKCEWLPNAPAGAPPVRTKAYKMLPDWGYGRVYTVVVVNCTFPSNPNADNIGGKLLVHAYYSTASRRYERFVALEEAPGSYDDARFRPPFAYDYLYCGSSLYGNLSSARMREWLAYHARFFGPRSHFVLHDAGGVTPEVRAVLDPWVSAGRVTVQDIRAQEDYDGYYYNQFLVVNDCLHRYRHAANWTFFFDVDEYIYLPDGRALEDVLAQLQPYTQFTIEQNPMSSKLCIDDPTEDYSREWGFEKLVFRNSITGVRRDRKYAIQARNAYSTGVHMSQNVYGRTTHKTESLIRYYHYHNSINVMGEPCRKFVPKPANGSKVMFEGIPYVYDDNMKRLAGEIRRFEKQTIGDVHT; encoded by the exons atgaagcCCGCCGGTGGGAggagcaaggacggcggcggcggcggggcggcattgctcggcggcggcggcgtcacctgCTTCGACGTCAAGTCCTTCGTCGCCTCCCTCGCGCTCCTCACCCTCATCATGGCGCTCTGGCAGCTCCACCCCTACCAGCCCCTCGTCCTCCTCCCAgccgccctctcctcctccccatgccccctcctcccccgctcaCCCACCTCTGGTATTGCCGTTTccttcctctccaccgccgctgccaccaacTCGACTGACACCGCCACGGTcccaaccaccaccgccgccgcgagggtggcggcgacgaagagGCCGACCCTGCCCGCGCGGCAGCGGGAGCGGGACCCAAACAAGCGGGAGCTCCGTCCgtacggcacggcggcggcgctgttcgTCCAGATGGGCGCGTACCGGGGCGGCCCGCGCacgttcgccgtcgtcgggcTGGCATCCAAGCCAGCGCACGTCTTCAGCAACCCTTACTTCAAGTGCGAGTGGCTGCCCAACGCtcccgccggcgcgccgccggtcCGGACCAAGGCCTACAAGATGCTCCCGGACTGGGGCTACGGCCGCGTCtacaccgtcgtcgtcgtcaactgCACCTTCCCCTCCAACCCCAACGCCGACAACATCGGCGGTAAGCTCCTCGTCCACGCCTACTACtccaccgcctcccgccgctaCGAGCGCTTCGTCGCCCTCGAGGAGGCACCGGGCTCCTACGACGACGCCCGATTCCGGCCACCCTTCGCTTACGACTACCTCTACTGCGGCTCATCCCTCTACGGCAACCTAAGCTCCGCCCGCATGCGGGAGTGGCTCGCCTACCACGCCCGCTTCTTCGGGCCGAGGTCCCACTTCGTCCtccacgacgccggcggcgtgaCACCGGAGGTGAGGGCGGTGCTGGATCCGTGGGTCAGCGCCGGCCGCGTCACCGTCCAGGACATCAGGGCGCAGGAGGATTACGATGGCTACTACTACAACCAGTTCCTCGTCGTCAACGACTGCCTCCACCGCTACCGGCACGCCGCGAACTGGACCTTCTTCTTCGACGTCGACGAGTACATCTACCTCCCCGACGGCCGCGCGCTGGAGGACGTGCTCGCCCAGCTCCAGCCCTACACGCAGTTCACCATCGAGCAGAACCCCATGTCCAGCAAGCTCTGCATCGATGATCCGACCGAGGACTACTCGAG GGAATGGGGCTTTGAGAAACTTGTCTTCCGCAATTCAATTACCGGAGTGAGGCGTGATCGGAAATATGCAATCCAAGCACGGAATGCATACTCCACTGGTGTGCACATGTCGCAAAATGTGTATGGGAGGACAACTCACAAGACAGAAAGCTTGATAAGATACTACCACTATCATAATTCTATCAATGTCATGGGGGAGCCCTGCCGGAAATTCGTGCCGAAACCCGCCAATGGCAGTAAGGTAATGTTCGAGGGGATACCATACGTCTACGATGATAACATGAAGCGCTTGGCAGGGGAGATCAGACGCTTTGAGAAGCAGACGATTGGGGATGTCCATACATAG
- the LOC127777114 gene encoding cytochrome P450 89A2-like — MEDWIFYSLTLLLCLACSLLLRARASAAAVEVAPLPPGPRTVPVLGPLLFLARRDFDVEPTLRRIAAEHGPVFTFAPLGPSRPTIFVAARGPAHRALVQRGAAFASRPRGVSPASVLLTSGGRNVSSAQHGPIWRALRRCISSGVLNPARLRAFSDARRWVLDALVSHIRGEGGAPLTVMEPFQYAMFCLLVYMCFGDRPGDARVREIEALQRELLSNFLSFEVFAFLPPITRLVFRRRWNKLVSLRRRQEELFAPLIRARREAGAGGDCYVDSLVKLTIPEDGGRGLTDVEIVSLCSEFMSAGTDTTATALQWILANLVKNPAMQDKLREEITAAAVDGEVREEDLQAMPYLKAVVLEGLRRHPPGHFLLPHTVEEETTLDGYRVPANTPVNFAVGEIGLDSEVWTSPEVFRPERFLAGGEGEDVDLTGSKEIKMMPFGAGRRICPGMALALLHLEYFVANLVREFEWREVAGDEVDLTQKLQFTVVMKRPLKATAVPLRGDRSAAAAVTGSA, encoded by the coding sequence ATGGAGGACTGGATCTTCTACTCGCTGACCTTGCTGCTATGCCTCGCGtgctcgctgctgctgcgcgcccgcgcgtcggcggcggcggtggaggtggcgccgctgccgccggggcCGAGGACGGTGCCGGTGCTGGGCCCGCTGCTGTTCCTCGCGCGGAGGGATTTCGACGTCGAGCCGACGCTGCGGCGGATCGCGGCGGAGCACGGGCCGGTGTTCACGTTCGCGCCGCTGGGGCCGTCCCGGCCGACGATCTTCGTGGCGGCGCGTGGCCCGGCACACCGCGCGCTGGTGCAGCGTGGGGCGGCGTTCGCGTCGCGCCCGCGCGGCGTCAGCCCGGCGTCCGTGCTGCTCACCAGCGGCGGCCGGAACGTGAGCTCGGCGCAGCACGGCCCCATCTGGAGGGCCCTCCGGCGGTGCATCTCCTCCGGCGTGCTCAACCCGGCCCGCCTCCGCGCGTTCTCCGACGCGCGCCGCTGGGTGCTCGACGCCCTCGTCTCCCACAtccgcggcgagggcggtgcTCCGTTGACCGTGATGGAGCCGTTCCAGTACGCGATGTTCTGCCTCCTCGTGTACATGTGCTTCGGCGACCGCCCCGGCGACGCGCGGGTGAGGGAGATCGAGGCGCTGCAGCGCGAGCTCCTCTCGAACTTCCTCAGCTTCGAGGTCTTCGCCTTCCTCCCGCCGATCACCAGGCTCGTGTTCCGGAGGCGGTGGAACAAGCTGGtgtcgctgcggcggcggcaggaggagctCTTCGCCCCGCTCATACGCGCCAggagggaggccggcgccggcggtgactGCTACGTTGACTCCCTCGTGAAGCTCACCATCCCGGAGGACGGCGGGAGGGGGCTCACCGACGTCGAGATCGTCAGCCTCTGCTCCGAGTTCATGAGCGCCGGCACCGACACCACGGCCACCGCGCTGCAGTGGATACTGGCCAACCTCGTCAAGAACCCGGCGATGCAGGACAAGCTCAGGGAGGagatcaccgccgccgccgtcgacggcgaggtgaGGGAGGAGGATCTCCAGGCGATGCCATACCTCAAGGCGGTGGTGCTGGAAGGTCTCCGGCGACATCCCCCGGGCCACTTCCTGCTCCCCCACAccgtggaggaggagacgacgctGGACGGGTACCGCGTGCCGGCGAACACGCCGGTGAACTTCGCGGTGGGGGAGATCGGCCTCGACAGCGAGGTCTGGACCTCGCCGGAGGTGTTCCGGCCCGAGCggttcctcgccggcggcgagggcgaggacgtGGACCTCACCGGCAGCAAGGAGATCAAGATGATGCCGTTCGGCGCCGGCCGGAGGATCTGCCCCGGCATGGCGCTGGCGCTGCTCCACCTCGAGTACTTCGTCGCCAACCTCGTCAGGGAGTTCGAGTGgcgcgaggtcgccggcgacgaggtcgaccTCACCCAGAAGCTCCAGTTCACCGTCGTCATGAAGCGGCCGCTCAAGGCCACCGCCGTGCCGCTGCGCGGCGACcgatcagccgccgccgccgtcacgggTTCAGCTTGA